The DNA window TTTTTTAAAAGCAGGGCAATTTTATTTGAATTATTTTCACAAATAGCCGATTTCATTTTTTCAAGTCCTTTGATTCCAGGTTTTTGAGGAAGCGCGGCATATTTTGTATAGGCTTCTTTGGCCGAAATAAAAAGATTTTTTGGTTTTATTATTGCGATATTCAAATCAGGTGTTGAAATTTTTGATAAAAGTTCTCCTCTTGAAGTTGCAACTTGTGTTCCTCCTTCAAGACAAAAATTAATATCGGAACCCATTTGAGAAGCAAGGTTGTGAATTTCTGAAGCGTTTAAAATATTATCAAAAAGCCGGTTTAATCCCCATAAAGTGCCTGCCGCATTTGAACTTCCTCCGGCTAGGCCTGCCGCTACAGGAATATTTTTTTCTATATGAATCTTGACTTTATAACCGTTTAAATCAGCTTTTTGTAAAAATAATTCCGCAGCCTTATAAACCAAATTATTATTATCGTAAGGTATCAAGTCGGAATTTCCGGATAATTCAATGACGTTTTGAGGAGGGTTTAAATTTTTATTATTAGCTGATATAATATGTTTAGAAATCGTCGATGACCCTGCCCTTGTTCCGGCAGGTAAAGCATCGACGATTTTGGTTTCATAATTTAAATTGTAAAATAAATGTCCAAATGTGTTTTTGGCTATATTAACAATAACTGTTTTGTTTTCTCCATTCAGATTAATGGATGCCTTAATGTATCTGAAACCAACGATTCCATCAGTTCTGGTTTTCAGAGGCTGATGCAGTTCACTTACTTCGCCTTTTTCAATTATTTCTTTTAATTTCGGTAAAATTTTTAACTTTGTTATATCAGCACTCGAGTTTATTACTTTTTTAATTCCTTTATTGCTGAATTGAATTTCTCCTAAATAAGAATGGGTTAATTTTTGTCCCTGTATATTTTTTTTATAATGATTTATCGAAGACTTTCTTAAAGATTTCAAATCATCTCCAAAATCGCCAAGTTCTTTGCCTGTGAGACAAATTGATACCTGCTCAACTTCTATAGTCAAATAATCATAGAGACTCACCGTCTGCATTATGCTCTGAATTTCATGAAAACCGTCTGCTCTTTTTTTGAGGATTTCAAGACTCAGATTTATTTTTGCAGGGGTTTTAACTTGAATTTTCATAATTACCTGTTTAATAACCGGTTAATACAATCTGTTAAAATTTTATATTCCTGCATTGAAAGAGTTTCTCCCCTTCTGTCAGGAATAATTCCGCTTTCTTCAAAGGCTTTTGAGAGAACTTCACCGGAAAATCCGCCCTGCAAAAGGGCATTTTTTAGGGTTTTTCTTCTTGTTCCAAAAGCTGCTTTAATTATTTTCCTGAAAAGTTTCGGATTTTCCAGATCGATAATAGGTTTTTGTCTTATTTTGAATTTTATAAGTGCAGAATCTACTTTTGGAGCGGGATAAAAACTCTTTGAGGGAACTTTGCATATAAGTTCTGTTTCTGCCCAAAAATTTACAAGTATGGATAACAGTCCATAATCTTTTGAAGGGCTTTTTTCATTTGCTATAATTCTTCTTGCAACTTCATATTGAACCATTAAAATGATTTCTTTTATGCACTGCCTGTTTTTATTGTTAAAATCATCAATTTCTCCCAGTAAATGCACTATAATAGGGCTTGTTATATAGTACGGAATATTTGCTATGATTTTAACGGGGCTTTCTATAAGTTTTGAAATGTCTGTTTTTAATATGTCTTGATGAATTAGTTCAATGTTTTTGCAGGGAAGTGCTTGTAAGACCTCAATTGCATTTTCGTCAAGCTCAATGGCTATAACTTTTTTGGCAATTTCTGCAAGTTTTTCTGTTACAAAACCCGCCCCTGCTCCTATTTCAATAACTGTATCATCAGAATTTAAAGCGGCTTCATCAATAATTTTTTGAATAATCTTTTCATTAACCAGAAAATTTTGCCCTAAACGCTTTTTTGTCTTAAATTGTTTTGCTCTTTGGATATAATTCAAAATAATTAGCCTTATTTACTAAGAGTTTTATGTTTTATGATAATGTATTATTTAACAATAAAAATTAATCAAATAAAAGAAATCAATTAATAAAGGCAAATATGATTTACGATAAATCCCAATTTACTGAATTATTTAAAAACGGCTGCAAGTCTAAAGAGAATTTCAGAATAGGTCTTGAGTTTGAAAAATTGGCGGTGGATTCTAAAAGTTACAGAGCTGTTCCATATTCAGGAGAAAAGGGAATTAACTGCTTTTTATCCGGTTATAAAGCTTTTAGCGAAATGGAAGAAGTTATTATAAACGATAATCTGTTGGGATTAAAAGAGGAATTTGCGTATATATCTCTTGAACCGGGCTGTCAAACAGAAATAAGCACATATCCGTATAAAAAAATCTCGGAAATAGCTTCTAAAATTGAGGAATATAACCAAAAAACAGCTATTATCGGTGAAAAACTTGGTATTGATTGGATTGGATACGGAATTCAGCCTGTTTCCACCTTTGATGATATAAAAATAATTCCCAAAAAACGCTATGAAATAATGACAGAGTATCTTCCTAAAAAAGGAGATAAGGCTCTTGTTATGATGAGGGAGACAGCTGGAATCCAAACATCTATTGACTACGAATCAGAAGAAGATGCGGTAAATAAAATCAGAGTTTCTCTTGCAATTTCGCCAATAATTACTGCAATGTTCGCAAATTCCCCTATTAGAGGAGGAAAAGAAACAGGATATAAGTCTTATAGGGCTTCTGCATGGCTAAATACAGATAATGACAGATGCGGGCTTATAAGTAAAAAAATATTTGAAAAAGATTTTTCTTTTGCTGATTACGCGGAATATCTTTTAGACGTACCTATGTTTTTTATAGAAAGAAATAACGCTATTATAAATGCTACACATCTTACTTTTAGGGAGTTTTACAATAACGGTCTTTCGGAATTTACTGCTAACATTGATGATTGGGATTTGCACATGTCAACAGTATTTCCTGATGTTAGATTGAAAAATTTTATTGAAATAAGAAATTGCGACTGTCAGAGAAAAGACATGATTTTTGCTCTTCCTGCTATGGTTAAAGGAATTTTGTATAACGAAACTGCTATGTATCAGGCATGGGATTTAGTAAAAGATTTCAATTGGCATGAATTGGAAGAAATAAGGCATTCCGTACCAAAATTGGGTCTTAAAACTACAGTAAAAGGGATAAAAATTGCCGATTTGGCAAAAGAGTTAGTTAATATAGCGGAGTTTTCTCTTCTTTCTGATCCGGAAACCGCAGAGGAAACTGTTTATCTTGAAAAATTAAAAGAATTAGTTGAACAAGAAAAAACTCCGGCCGATATAATTCTAAAAAACTGGAATTCAGGCTGGAATAAAAACATTGAAAAACTTATTGAATATTCAAAATTAAATTAAAGAACTAAATAAATAAAAGCTTGGCTAAAACGATATAAACATTTATATCGTTTTAGCCATTTTGTCAAAATCAACTCTTTCTATAAAAAACTTTTATAATATTTAAGACAAAACTTTTTTTGATAATAATGATAATCTACTTGGTATCTTATTGATTTCATGGAGAATCATTTCAGGATATTTTTTGCTTAATCCTGTTAATAAGTCTAGCAAATTTTGTTCATTTTTTCTGTATTTCCCTCTGTTAGGGTACTCTAAAATCGTTCTAATTGCATTAAATGATTTTTCGGGACTTGTACAATATAGTTCTTGGGTGCGTTTTGTTTTTGGAGGACATTTAGTTACAATTTCAAAAAAGTCTTTTTCTAAATTTTTTATTACTGGCGATTGACTATCAACCCATGTAAAAGAATGTTGTAAAAGTCGGGGGGGGGGAGATTTAATGTTTTTGTACATACCCTTTACGGCTTCTAGAATTGTCATTTGGTTTTCCTTTCTTTAATTTATTGATTTTTTTGTTATCTAAATATAGAAAGTATCTCCAAGGAAAAAATTGCTAATAAAATTCAAAAATTTTTAAATTATTTATTAAAATATAGGGCATATAAAATAATGGTAGAAAATTTTTATTCTACCATTATTTTATATTTCTTAATATAAATTTACATAAATTTCATGCTTTGAGTATCAGGGTTTATAAAATAGCCGTTTTAAGCATTAACACCTTTAAGGAAGTTTTTCAAAATCTTTGTCTGGTCTTCAACTTCCAAAAGAAAGGAGTCATGTCCGTAAGGTGAATCAATATTGCAGTAAGTGATTTCTTTTTCAAGGCTCATGAGAGTCCTTGCAGTGTTTTTAAGCTCTTCCGGAGGGAAAAGCCAATCCGTAGAAAAGGTAATAAATAAAAATTTGGACTTGCTGTCCTTAAAGGCATGTGCAAGTGAGCCGTATTTTTGGTGAAGATCAAAATAATCCATAGCTTTTGTTATATATAAATAACTATTCGCGTCAAACCTGTCTACAAAGCTTTGTCCCTGATACCGCAGATAACTTTCCACCTGAAAATTAATATCAAAGTTGAAATCAGGCTTTAGTTTGTCCTGAAGCTTTCTGCCGAATTTTTGGTGCATAGATTCTTCGCTTAAGTAAGTAATATGTCCTATCATTCTGGCAAGAGCAAGACCTGTTGCAGGAGTTTCAGAATCATAATAATTGCCATTTTTCCAGTTAGGATCAGAAATTATTGCATTTCTGCCGACTTCGTTGAAAGCAATGTTTTGAGCTGATAATCTGCTTGCAGAAGCTATTGCAACGCAAGATTTAACCATATTAGGATACTGAATAGCCCATTCTAAAGCTTGCATTCCTCCCATAGAGCCGCCCGCAACGTTCAAAAGTTTTTTTATTCCGAAAAAATCTATAAGTTTTTTTTGAACTTTAACCATATCTTCAACTGTTATTACAGGAAAGCTTGTCCCGTAAGGCTTACCTGTTTCAGGGTTTATAGAAGATGGACCTGTTGTGCCTTTGCAGCCTCCGAGAAAATTTGAAGAGATTATAAAATATTTGTTTGTATCAAAAGCTTTTTCAGGACCTATCATATTATCCCACCAGCCGGGTTTTTTGTCTTCCGATGAATGGTAGCCTGCCGCATGTGCATCTCCTGAAAGTGCATGCAAGACGAGGATAGCGTTGCTTTTGTCTTCGTTAAGTTCGCCATAAGTTTCATAAGCAACAGTAATCGGACCAAAATCCAGACCGTTTTCAAGATTTATTTTTTCATCAAACGAAAAATATTTTGTTTCAACTATTCCAACTGAATTATTCAAACCAATCATTTCTTCTTTTTTATTTACCTCAAAACAAATAAACAATTCATGTTAATTAATTTTTATGATATTAATTTTTTCATGCTTTATAAAATAAATCAAAAAAAGGATAAATAAATTATGACAATGGAAATAACTATAAGTGAATATCTTATCCAAAGTCTTCAAAAAGCGGGGATTGGACATATTTTTGGAATACCCGGTGATTATGTCATTAAATTCTTTGGCGAGCTTGAAAAAAGTTCGTTGGAAACCGTTGGAACATGTTCAGAGCAGGGTGCAGCTTTTGCAGCAGATGCGTATTCTCGTGTAAACGGGCTTGGTGCGCTATGTGTAACTTATTGTGTCGGAGGACTTAATACTGTAAACGCCGTAGCAGGAGCTTATGCAGAAAAAGCCCCTTTAATAGTAATAAGCGGAGCTCCCGGAGTTAATGAAAGAAATAATGATTACCTTCTTCACCACTCAATAAAAGATTTTAATTCGCAGCTCAATATTTTTAAAGAAGTAACTGTTGCGCAATGCGTGTTAGATGATACTTATAGCGCTCCTTATGAAATAGACAGGGTTATAGCTGCATGTATAAAGCATAAAAGACCTGTATATATAGAATTTCCAAGAGATATGATTCATTCAAAATGTCTTATCCCTCCTCCAAAAAAAGAAATAATTTCTTCAAAAAACAATGAAATTTTTAGCGAAGCGCTTAAAGAAGCGGTAAAAATGATTAAAGCTGCAAAAAAACCGGTTATTTTAGGCGGTGTCGAAATAAGAAGATATGGTCTTGAAAAAGAATTTCTAAAACTTCTTGAAAATACCGGTTATCCCTACGTAACAAATATTCTCGGAAAATCTGTTGTTGCTGAATCGCATCCGCAGTTCCTCGGGGTTTATATGGGAAAAATGGCCGAACCTGAAGTAATAAAATATATGGAAGAAAGCGATTGCACAATTATTTTGGGTGCTTTGATGACTGATACTGATACAGGAACAGCCGAATTAAATATTTCCAAAACAATTTATGCTTCCGCGGATGAGTTTTTTATCAAACACCATTATTTTAAAGATATAGATCTTGGAGAATTTATACAAAGACTTGCTCAAGAATTTAAGTCTGACAGAGAACAGAAAAAAGATTCATTTCTTCCTGAAATAACAAAAAACAACAAACTTGATGAATATATTGCTCAATCTGAAACGCCTATGAAAATAAAAAGATTTTTTGATAGGTTAAATACTTTTATTCCTGAAGGAAGTCCTGTTATTTGCGATGTTGGCGATTGTTTATTCGGTTCTGCAACTCTAAAAATCCCAAAAGATTCTGTATATTTAGGTCCTGCTTTTTACACATCAATGGGTTATGCCATACCTGCAACTTTAGGTGTTTTGATAAAAAACCCTGATTTAAGACCTATAGTAATTGTCGGAGACGGGGCTTTTCAGATGACAGGTCATGAACTTTCGTGTTTTGCCCGTTATAACTTAAAACCAATAATTTTCGTACTTAATAATAATGGCTATACAACCCAAAGATTCTTAAAAGACGGTAAATACAATGATATTCAAAATTGGAATTATCATTTATTCCCTCAAATAGTCGGGGCAGGTCTCGGGCTTGAAGTTAACACAGAAGAAGAGTTTGAAGATGCTTTGCAAAAAGCGGAAAATAATACTGAAAGCTTTACTATAATTAACATTCACTTTGATAAATACGATAAATCCGATACTCTGTTCAGGCTTACCAGTATGCTGGGAAAAAACGTCGAATAAAAATTAAATAAACATTAAATTTGTCGTAGAACGTAAACTATTGAATTATACTTAAAAGTCAATTAAAACAACTTTAATAAAGCAAAGGAAGGTATAAAATGACGGCTGAAAGATTTGATGTCTACAAATGCGATCATTGCGGAATAATTATTGAAGTACTTGGCGGAGGAGCAGGGACGCTTGTTTGCTGTAATACTCCTATGAGGCTTTTAAAAGAAAACGCAACCGATGCGGCTATCGAAAAACATGTTCCTATTATAGAAGTTATCCCCAATGGTGTTAAAGTGTCGGTTGGCAACGTAGCCCATCCTATGTTAGAAGAACATTATGTAGAATGGATTGAAATAATTGCCGACGGTAAAATCTATCGACAGTATTTAAAACCACACGAAAAACCTGAAGCCGTATTTAACATACAGGCTGAAAATATTGTTATAAGAGAGTATTGCAACTTGCATGGTTTATGGAAGTTAGAAAAATAGGAGAAAAACAATGCTTATATCAAGAATAGAAAAAGAATTAAACAAACAACTAAATAAAGAATTTTTCTCGGCGTATCTTTATATGTCAATGTCTGCTTATTTTCAGTCGGTTGATTTGTTGGGTTTTGCAAACTGGATGAATATTCAGGCAAAAGAAGAAATGCTTCATGCCGAAAAATTTTATAATTTTATTCAAGAAAGAAACGGAAAAGTTGTTCTTGAGCAGATTGAAAAACCTCAGACAGATTGGGCTTCCCCTCTTGCTGCTTTTGAAAATTCTCTGGAACATGAACTTTTTATTACAGCTTCAATTAATGAGCTCGTAGATGCGGCTCTTGAAGAAAAAGACCACGCCACAAACATCTTTTTACAATGGTTTGTAACAGAACAAATCGAGGAAGAGTCCAACTCAACTGAAATTATAAGAAAACTCAAACTCATGAAAGATGCGCCGGGTGGAATGTATATGCTTGATAAAGAACTTGCAGCAAGAACTCTTGTTTTACCGCCGACCGCGTAATAAATAGTTTATTCCCACTCAATAGTGCCGGGGGGTTTTGATGTAATATCATAAACTACGCGGTTTATACCTTTTACTTCATTAATAATTCTGTTAGAAATTATTGAAAGAACTTCGTAAGGGACTTTTGACCAGTCTGCCGTCATCCCGTCTATGCTGTCAACAAATCTTACAGCGGCTGTGTTTTCGTAAGTTCTTTCGTCTCCCATGACTCCAACTGACTTTACAGGCAAAAGAACTACAAAAGCTTGCCAGATTTTGTTGTAAATGCCTGCTTTTTTTATTTCTTCAAGTGCGATAGCATCCGCTTTTCTTAAAATATTGAGTTTTTCTTTTGTAACATCTCCGAGAACTCTTATGCCTAAGCCCGGTCCGGGAAAAGGATGCCTGTAAACTATTTCATCGGGCATATCAAGCTCTTTGCCGACAAGTCTTACTTCGTCTTTAAAAAGCTCTCTAAAAGGTTCGACAAGTGAAAGTTTCATTTTCTCGGGGAGTCCGCCAACATTATGGTGGCTTTTTATCGTTGCAGAAGGTCCTTTAAAAGAGACACTTTCTATTACATCAGGATAAAGAGTGCCTTGTGCAAGAAATTCGGCGTCTTTTATCTTTTTTGCTTCTTCTTCAAAGACTTCTATAAACTCATAGCCGATAATTTTTCTTTTTTTCTCAGGCTCTGAAACTCCTTTGAGTTTGTTTAGAAATCTTTCTTCAGCGTCTACATATATTAAATCTATTTGAAAGTTGTTTCTAAAGACTTTCTGTACTTTTTCAGCTTCATTTTCTCTTAAAAGCCCGTTATTTACAAAAATACATTTAAGCTGGCTTCCTATAGCTTTGTGTAAAAGAACAGCAGCTACCGAAGAATCTACGCCTCCGCTTAATCCGCAAATTACTGTTTTGTTACCAACTTTTTGTCTTATTTCTTGAATCTGTGTTTCTATAAAGCTTTTCATATTCCAGTTAGAAGAACATTTACAGATAGAAAACAGAAAGTTGCCAAGAATTTTTTCGCCTTGATTTGTGTGGACAACTTCAGGATGGAACTGTACACCCCAAAAATTAAGCTCCGGATTCATTACCGCTGCATAAGGACAGTTTTCTGTGGAGGCAATTGTAAT is part of the bacterium genome and encodes:
- the ispE gene encoding 4-(cytidine 5'-diphospho)-2-C-methyl-D-erythritol kinase encodes the protein MKIQVKTPAKINLSLEILKKRADGFHEIQSIMQTVSLYDYLTIEVEQVSICLTGKELGDFGDDLKSLRKSSINHYKKNIQGQKLTHSYLGEIQFSNKGIKKVINSSADITKLKILPKLKEIIEKGEVSELHQPLKTRTDGIVGFRYIKASINLNGENKTVIVNIAKNTFGHLFYNLNYETKIVDALPAGTRAGSSTISKHIISANNKNLNPPQNVIELSGNSDLIPYDNNNLVYKAAELFLQKADLNGYKVKIHIEKNIPVAAGLAGGSSNAAGTLWGLNRLFDNILNASEIHNLASQMGSDINFCLEGGTQVATSRGELLSKISTPDLNIAIIKPKNLFISAKEAYTKYAALPQKPGIKGLEKMKSAICENNSNKIALLLKNHIEEAILPDYAEIKEIKDYLTQKGCKNSLMSGSGPSVFGIYEGEIDLSDAKAGWKCFKTKSINFGLLDNK
- the rsmA gene encoding 16S rRNA (adenine(1518)-N(6)/adenine(1519)-N(6))-dimethyltransferase RsmA, which translates into the protein MNYIQRAKQFKTKKRLGQNFLVNEKIIQKIIDEAALNSDDTVIEIGAGAGFVTEKLAEIAKKVIAIELDENAIEVLQALPCKNIELIHQDILKTDISKLIESPVKIIANIPYYITSPIIVHLLGEIDDFNNKNRQCIKEIILMVQYEVARRIIANEKSPSKDYGLLSILVNFWAETELICKVPSKSFYPAPKVDSALIKFKIRQKPIIDLENPKLFRKIIKAAFGTRRKTLKNALLQGGFSGEVLSKAFEESGIIPDRRGETLSMQEYKILTDCINRLLNR
- a CDS encoding glutamate-cysteine ligase family protein: MIYDKSQFTELFKNGCKSKENFRIGLEFEKLAVDSKSYRAVPYSGEKGINCFLSGYKAFSEMEEVIINDNLLGLKEEFAYISLEPGCQTEISTYPYKKISEIASKIEEYNQKTAIIGEKLGIDWIGYGIQPVSTFDDIKIIPKKRYEIMTEYLPKKGDKALVMMRETAGIQTSIDYESEEDAVNKIRVSLAISPIITAMFANSPIRGGKETGYKSYRASAWLNTDNDRCGLISKKIFEKDFSFADYAEYLLDVPMFFIERNNAIINATHLTFREFYNNGLSEFTANIDDWDLHMSTVFPDVRLKNFIEIRNCDCQRKDMIFALPAMVKGILYNETAMYQAWDLVKDFNWHELEEIRHSVPKLGLKTTVKGIKIADLAKELVNIAEFSLLSDPETAEETVYLEKLKELVEQEKTPADIILKNWNSGWNKNIEKLIEYSKLN
- a CDS encoding homoserine O-acetyltransferase codes for the protein MNNSVGIVETKYFSFDEKINLENGLDFGPITVAYETYGELNEDKSNAILVLHALSGDAHAAGYHSSEDKKPGWWDNMIGPEKAFDTNKYFIISSNFLGGCKGTTGPSSINPETGKPYGTSFPVITVEDMVKVQKKLIDFFGIKKLLNVAGGSMGGMQALEWAIQYPNMVKSCVAIASASRLSAQNIAFNEVGRNAIISDPNWKNGNYYDSETPATGLALARMIGHITYLSEESMHQKFGRKLQDKLKPDFNFDINFQVESYLRYQGQSFVDRFDANSYLYITKAMDYFDLHQKYGSLAHAFKDSKSKFLFITFSTDWLFPPEELKNTARTLMSLEKEITYCNIDSPYGHDSFLLEVEDQTKILKNFLKGVNA
- a CDS encoding thiamine pyrophosphate-binding protein, whose product is MTMEITISEYLIQSLQKAGIGHIFGIPGDYVIKFFGELEKSSLETVGTCSEQGAAFAADAYSRVNGLGALCVTYCVGGLNTVNAVAGAYAEKAPLIVISGAPGVNERNNDYLLHHSIKDFNSQLNIFKEVTVAQCVLDDTYSAPYEIDRVIAACIKHKRPVYIEFPRDMIHSKCLIPPPKKEIISSKNNEIFSEALKEAVKMIKAAKKPVILGGVEIRRYGLEKEFLKLLENTGYPYVTNILGKSVVAESHPQFLGVYMGKMAEPEVIKYMEESDCTIILGALMTDTDTGTAELNISKTIYASADEFFIKHHYFKDIDLGEFIQRLAQEFKSDREQKKDSFLPEITKNNKLDEYIAQSETPMKIKRFFDRLNTFIPEGSPVICDVGDCLFGSATLKIPKDSVYLGPAFYTSMGYAIPATLGVLIKNPDLRPIVIVGDGAFQMTGHELSCFARYNLKPIIFVLNNNGYTTQRFLKDGKYNDIQNWNYHLFPQIVGAGLGLEVNTEEEFEDALQKAENNTESFTIINIHFDKYDKSDTLFRLTSMLGKNVE
- a CDS encoding desulfoferrodoxin, whose protein sequence is MTAERFDVYKCDHCGIIIEVLGGGAGTLVCCNTPMRLLKENATDAAIEKHVPIIEVIPNGVKVSVGNVAHPMLEEHYVEWIEIIADGKIYRQYLKPHEKPEAVFNIQAENIVIREYCNLHGLWKLEK
- a CDS encoding ferritin — its product is MLISRIEKELNKQLNKEFFSAYLYMSMSAYFQSVDLLGFANWMNIQAKEEMLHAEKFYNFIQERNGKVVLEQIEKPQTDWASPLAAFENSLEHELFITASINELVDAALEEKDHATNIFLQWFVTEQIEEESNSTEIIRKLKLMKDAPGGMYMLDKELAARTLVLPPTA
- the guaA gene encoding glutamine-hydrolyzing GMP synthase; this translates as MTVATALDKILILDFGSQYTQLIARRIREHSVYCEIHPFNYDMEQIKKFNPKGIILSGGPSSVYDKDSPMVSQELFDLGIPALGICYGMQLMSHVLGGKVECSNEREYGRASININKNAGLFNGFNSSENLDVWMSHGDKVTEIPEGFITIASTENCPYAAVMNPELNFWGVQFHPEVVHTNQGEKILGNFLFSICKCSSNWNMKSFIETQIQEIRQKVGNKTVICGLSGGVDSSVAAVLLHKAIGSQLKCIFVNNGLLRENEAEKVQKVFRNNFQIDLIYVDAEERFLNKLKGVSEPEKKRKIIGYEFIEVFEEEAKKIKDAEFLAQGTLYPDVIESVSFKGPSATIKSHHNVGGLPEKMKLSLVEPFRELFKDEVRLVGKELDMPDEIVYRHPFPGPGLGIRVLGDVTKEKLNILRKADAIALEEIKKAGIYNKIWQAFVVLLPVKSVGVMGDERTYENTAAVRFVDSIDGMTADWSKVPYEVLSIISNRIINEVKGINRVVYDITSKPPGTIEWE